acatgtacaatacatatacaaaaaaagagagaaaaaaaatattcacacacacacacacacacacacacacacacacacacacacacacacacacacacacacacacacacacacacacacacacacatatatatatatatatatatatatatatatatatatatatatatatatatatatatacaatatacatatacatatatatataaaaggtcaCGCCCACCTTTCACCTCACCACGCCTCGTCCCGCccagagagcgacagacagagcaGTGATCTACACGCGTTGCCATGTACGGGCCTCCATTCAGACCGCCCCCATATAAGGCACGCTGAACCTTTCTCCTAGGTCGACCAGGTGGCTGGCTCGTGGCCGCCGGGAACAAGGCACTCGGAATTCGGTCGAGAGGTAGACGAGAGACAGGCCCTCAAAGGTAGTGAAATAAaggtgtaaatagatagatatcggagaggaaaaaaaagtgccgAGCGGGGTCCGTACGACACGCGAAACGGCCATAGTATTATATAGACCTTGGACACGCGTAGACTCTCGCGACGACGCGAAATAGGATCGCCGGGTTCAATAAGAGCGGCGATGGCATTCAATTAATCAATCTCGTTAATTAACACTTCATCTGCCTAGAATCAGCAATCAATCACAAAGCGGCCGCGTCGACAAGTGGAGTCAATTTGATGTTAATGAAGTCTCTCGCTCGGAAACTTTGGGATCAAGCGCTGGTTctcggctcctcctcctcttcctccttctcttcttcctcctcctcctcctcttcctccttctcttcttcctcctcttcctcctttttttcttcctcttcctcctccttttcttcttcctcctcttcctccttttcttcttccttctcttcttcctcctcttcctccttctttttctccttctcttcctccttctcttgctcctacttttccttcctcttcctccttcttcccctcctcctcttcctcttcctcctcctccttctttttctcctttcctttctccttctttttatccttctcctccttctttatttcctcctttcctctccatttcttcctttttctcttcctcctcctcctcctcttcctcctctgtctgcTTGAGTCGTGTctgtacttttttcattttccttttattttctttattttctttattcgaacgcaaactctttctctctctctctctgtgtatctgtctgtctgtctgtctctctctctctctctctctctctctctctctctctctctctctctctctctctctctctctctctctctttctctctctttctctttctctctctttctctctctctctctctctctttctctcttctctctctttctctctctctctctttctctctctctgtgtgtgtatctgtctgtctctctctctctctctctcttctctctcctatctctctctctctcctctctctctctctctccctctctctctctctctctctctctctctctcctctctctttcctctctctctttctttctcctctctctctctctcctctctctcttctctctctctctctctctccctctctctctccctcttctctctctctttctctctctctttctctctctctctcctctcctccttcctctctctctcctcatctctctcctctctctctctctctctcttgatagttagatagtcagatagataggcaggcaggtatatcgatagatagatagatagatagatagatagacaaatagatatagaaaaagttacatgtgcatatatatatatatatatatatatatatatatatatatatatatatataatatatatatattatattatagtatatatatatataatatatatacataatatatatacatatatatatattatatatatatatatatatatatatatatataaatatatatatatatatatgtgtgtgtgtgtgtgtgtgtgtgtgtgtgtgttgtgtgtgtgtgtgtgtgtgtgtgtgtgtgtgtgtgtgtgtgtgtgtgtgtgtgtgtttgtgtctgtatgtgtgtgtctcctgTGTGTATTCACCACCGCTCTCGGGCCGTTCGAGGCAGCCCTCCGACCCAGGATCCCGGCGCTTGGCTCTTGGTCTCTCGCGTCGGCCAAGGAAAGGTCAGGGAGAAACGGACGGGCGTACGGGCGgatggcggggggagggagggtaaggagggtgaAAGTGGGCGGCTGTGGGCGGTGGAAGGGGAGTGGCGTGGGAAGGGggagtggcgggggaggggggagtggcgggggaaggggaagtggcgggggtagggggagtggcgggggagggggagtggcggTATGGGAGTaggagtggaaagggggaaagggaggggaaaaggggaggggtagaaatgggggggagaggggaggagtagagatgggggaggagagggaggagtgacaaTGAGTGGGGGATGGGAatcacgaggggggagggggggaatgggtgtTAGAGGGGATGAAACGGAAAATGGGGTGGAAGCGaaatgggagggggtaggggggagggggtaaagtagCAGGACATGGTAGGGGAAGGTGtcgtaaggggggtgggggtggggggtaacaGGTGACGGCAGGGGGAGAGCAGGGGAAAAGAGAACTgacaggggggggaaggagaaggagtggcaggatagaaggagaaggaggaagagaaggagagaaaaggaagatagggaATGAAtagcagaggagaaggagaagcagagaagacgaagagggaaaaatagaagaagaaggggaagagggaggggaaggaaacaggggagggggaaggaaaaggggaggaggaaggtcagCTAGCCGGGGGGGGGATGTCAAGGAAAGAGGTCACGCAGGGTCAACCTCCAGACGAGGCGACCCcgtgggaggaaaaagaaaaaaaaaacaattttattttattttttctctctttctctctcgttttaattaatttattcatttatttgttgactaatctgtttatatattcattaatgaagTGTTTGATtgatcaaaagattttttttattatatatgttaatttatttctctgttcattcatatttttatttattattattattattattttatttttttttatttatttatttatttacttttttgttattcaaacatttcctttttttgtttttctttgtctcttccattaaaaaaaaaactcatcctcgtcaattttcatttttgtttcgttttttttttttttcttcgtcttttgctttttaaaaatatatttatccatttccatgtttatttgtttattcatttgtttaatttttgttcttctctcttctttgttttctcacttttttcttctttattcatccatttccatatttattttgcatcttcttttatcttctttgtcttttcatttaaaaaatatatatttatccagttttcacataattttttttttttatttccatgttcatatatatgtatatatatatatatatatatatatatatatatatatatatatatagatttaatatatatatatatatatatatatatatatatatatatatcttcattgtcttttcaccttttaaaaaaatatgcatccatttccacattctctctctctctctctctctctctctctctctctctctctctctctctcctctctctctctctcatctctctctctctctctctctcttctctccctctttctctcttttctctcctctctctctctctctctctcctctcctctcttcccctctctctctctctcttttctctctctctctctctctctctctctctctttatcttctttgtcttcgtcCCGCGCGCGGGGGAGAAAAAAGACTGAAGAGACGATATAAAGCTTTCTATTTTGCATAATTCTTGTGGGTGTCGAGGAAGAGGATGgtgaagagggtggagagggagagagggagggagaaggagagagaggggaaggaggagagagagggagcagagaggggagggagggagagagagggggggaaggagagatagggagagagagggaggagggagagagagagggagggaagggagaaagagagagagagagagaggagggagggagggagagggaaaggggagaggaagaggaagaggaagaagaagaagaggaatagggagagggagaggggagaggggggagggagaagggagaggagaagagagagagagaggaagagaggaggagaggagagagagaggagaggggagagagagagagagagagagagagagagaggagagagagaaacagggagaaagagagagggaaaaaaaaggaatggtcacccacaattattttaattagaaaATTATACACATAGAGACCCAAAGAAAATGATTAAAACatgaacaacagaaacaacacaaataaataaatcaatgaaaaaaaagataaataaaaacgaaggaaaagaaaaaaaaaagaacattagtgTTATCATAAATCATTCTGTTCCTAAAAAACGGAATAAATATTCTCCGATTTGACTTTCATTAAGTGTAAAATCCTCCAATGTAAAATTAAGTGTAAAATTAAGTGTAAAATCAATCGTGAAACTCGGTACTAGTACTCAGTTCGTGATTACTTGCAAGTAGCAATTTGGTTTTGAAGGGTGACGTGTCAAGCGAAAAAATAATTTAGGTtggttttgcattttctttttttttttctatttcttcgatatttgtttctgttttttttttttcttgtgtgtgtgtgtgtgtgtgtgtgtgtgtgtgtgtgtgtgtgtgtgtgtgtgtgtgtatgtgtgtgtgtttgtctcgctgtttcttgttttttctctttttcattctctctctctctctctctctctctctctctctctctctctctctcgcctcccctccccctctctctatctctctcctctctccctctcctctctctcgttcctctctctctctctctctactctctctctcaatccttctcTCTGTCCTGAATGGTCCAATTCCACGTCTTTagtcctctttcttcatctaaaTTAGTaaaccgaaagaaaaagaaatccacgtcgtttttgaaaataattactgttattttattatctgcAAAATGTTTATAATTTCTTATCTTCCCTCGTAATCTCTACAGCtgattaccttattattattctcattattatcttttccggCATTCCACTTCAAAGTGTGATATTAGACGCGATAGATACACCGGCATTAGCAAAGTGCCGTGAAGATTAGCAAAGGATCTATTGTGATATGTttgacgtatgtgtgtgtgtgctggcagAAGCAAGATGTGCGATGCGACAGTGAATTACTCATGATTGGCGCATGTTGAATTAATTCTTCGCGAGATGCGATGTCAATTAGGGGGGTATATTGAATCGAAATGCGTCGGTTAATTTCGCTTGATTGCGAAAGTTTATTTAGTCGTACTTGTAATTTTCTATCTGTCGTCTATTTATCATCTGatcgctctgtctatctatctgtctatcagatcgttctatctatctatctatctatctatcctcctctATCTATGCCATCCAATCTATCCGCGTAAGAGCCTAaactatctagtctatctatctataggtctatctctatatctatctatctatctctctatctatcaataacTAATCTcaataatgtttatgtatatatatttatataaatcataataatgagtaTATAGTTCATATCGATATATAggtgatatatgtataagtatagtggtagaattatatatttacacacacatggggacacacagatatgcaacacacacaacacacaccggcacacacacacccacagcacccCGCCACAcagcaccagcacacacacaccccacacaggcacacacacacacacacacgacacggcCACAcagcgagaaggagaaagaaaagtaggaGCCATATTTGTCACAATTAATCACCGCACATTGCGTTTGTTGTGTGCGAGACGAAGGTGCTGtaatacttatacatatctatacgtgTAAGGTAAATATTCAGGAAGACAGAAAAACATGTACAATTGACATTATACAAAGAAAAGGAGCGACGAAAAGAAATATTCACACCACacgacacctacacacacacgctacacacctccggcacacccagcacacacccacacacccagcacagcacacaccaccacacatattaatatatagtctcatatatcaatatatataatgagtagatatattagatatgcgGTAATAGTAGGTAGGGATAggcacagtatacatatacatatagatataaaaagtgTGCACGCCCACCTTTCACCTCACCACCCCGTGCGTCCCGCCCAGAGAGCGTGGACAGCCATGACAGCAGTGATCTACACGCGTGCCATGTACGAGCGGCCTCCATTCAGTGACCGCCGCCCATGATAATGCAGCGCTGACACCTTGTCTCCTAGTCGACCGAGGTGGCTGTCTCGTGGCACGGCGCGTGGGGCTAACAAGCAACTCGATTCGTCTAGAGGTAGACGTGAGAGACAGGCCTCAACGGTAGGAGGATACAGATGAAGGGGTGTAAAAATGGGATAGATAtgcggagaagggaaaaagagtgcCGATAGCGGGTCCTTACGACACGCGAAAGCGGCCATATGTTGTATAGACCTTGGTACCGCGTTAGACGCGTCGCGACGACGCCGCAATAGGATGCTTCCGGGGGTGCAGGTCTGAGCGGCGATGGCATTCTTGTATCAATTCGCTTAATTAACACTTCATGCTGCCTAAAGTCAGCAATCAATCACCAAGGGCCGCGTCGACAAGTGGAGGTCCAATTTTGATAGTGTTCACTGAAGTTCGTCTGCTCAGAAAGCTTTGGGGATCAGCGCTGGTTTCtcgactctcctcctctccctcttgctcttcttcctcctcctcctcctcttcctccttctcttcggtCCTCCTCGTCCGATCTCTTTTGtttgctctcttcctcctccttttcttcttctcctcttgcctccttgctcgttcttcctcctcttcctcctcgttcttcgctccttttctttttcctcctccttcctcctttcttctgtcctcctcttccccttttctgtctgGTCCTTCTGCTGTTTCTTCCTCtcgttcctcttttttcttttgcctcctattcctctttctcttcttcctcctcttcgcatttccttcttccttatcttcttccttcgtcttcttccttacttcttccttctcttctctcttcttttctcttctcttcctccttctcgttgctctacttttcttcctcttcctccatacatcgccccctcctcttcctcttcctcctcctccttctttttctccttgtcgcttttctccttcgttttatccttctcctccttctcttctcttcttcctccttctctccctccttctcttctctccttctcttctcctccttctcttccctacgtctcgttccctcctttttctccttttctttttccttctttatttcctcctttttctcctttcttccttttctcttcctcctcctcctctcttcctcctctgtgcTTGCTTTGAGTCGTGTCGtacttttccattttctcattttcatgtttctttattttctttaattagacGCAACTCTTTCTCTCGTGCTCTCGTCTAGTgtatctgtctggtctgtctgtctctctctctctctctctcctctctcgtcggcTCGGTCGATCTCTCTTCGTCTCGTCGTCTCGGTCCGTGTCGGGGGGTCGTGTCGGGGGTCTCTCGTCGTGGGTCGAGGAGGGGGTTCGTCTCGTCTTTCGCGTGCGCGTGCTCGGGGAAGGGTCGGGGGGGGGTCTTtgcctctttctcgtctctcttcctcgttcaggggggggggaatctgtGCGTGCGGTggctcggtctttctctctctctttctgctctcgtctttctcgctttctctctctcctctttctctctctctctgggggggGGGCCTGCGGGGTGCGTTGTCGTGCTCGTGTCTCTCGTAATCTCGGTGCGGGTCTTGTCCCTCTCTTGTCGTTTCGCTTCTCGGGGTCGCGCTGTTCGTCTGCGTCGGTCTCGTGGGGGCTCTGAGGTCTCCTCTCGTTCTGCTCTCGGGGTCGAGGGGTTCGCGGGGGGCGGGGGCTCTCAAATCtcggaaagaggggggaggtgcGCGGAGTCGGGCGATCTCGGTCAAGAGTACGTGGCTGCGGGTCGTGCAAGTCGTGCCCGGTCCTCTCTGGCTCGGGACAAAGTCTCGTGGTCGTCGGGGTCGTGCGAGGCGGTCGGAGGCGGGCGGTAGCCGCTCTCGGGACgagaaaaacaccacaaacaggcatggggaggggggggacgtggCTGCGGTCTGTCGAGGGGGAGGGGTTCTGGGGCGGCTGGGCaagggtgctctctctctctctcctctctcctcgggtcgttcatctctctcatctctctcatcgcaaagctgtctctctgctctctctcctgctctgcgtcgtcctctctctctctcgcatctctcttctGGAGCGGTCTCCGTCTCggggtctctctctcgtctctctctctctctctgcggacCTCCaggcctctctctcttgtctctctctcggtttgtgtgtatctgtctgtctgtctctctctctctctactcgtctctcgtctcttctcgctctcctctctcatctctctctctctctcgtctcctctctctttcgcgctGTCTTCGTCTCGATCGGTGCGGTCGGGGTTGCGGGTCTCgcggccctctctctcttttctcggtctctctttctctcgcctcgtttctcctctctcttgcctctctcctcgTCGTCTTTACTCTCTGCGAATCTTTCGTCGTCTCTCTTGTCTCGCGtctcttgcctctcttctctctctctctcttctgttctcggagaggagggtggagatgcgagttctttctcgtctcttctctgcctccgtctcgtctctctctctgcctctctcgtctcaaaggggggggggaaggggaaagagagatgaagactcAGGTCAACTCGTCTCTCAGTCGTCGATCTCCGTCTCggagttctctcttctctctctctcctcctctctctcggtcgtcactccctctctctcgtctttctctctctcttgtctttctctctttctctctcggtcttgtCTCCAAAATCtcgtctttctcgtctctctttcctctcttctctcttctttctcgctcgGCTTTCGGCTCtgcgtctctctactctctctgtctcgtctctcgtctctctcgctcatctcgtCGTCTCgtcgtctctccatctctccgtcctctctcggtctctcgtctctctctctcgtcgtctcttgAGAGTTAGATAGGTCAGGCTATGGATAGGCAGGCAGgttatcgatagatagatataaataggatGGGATATATATGCCAAATAGATAGTAGTGAAACAGTTACGGGtggcatataatatagatagggtatataggtatatatagtatagtgtatatatgagtatatcgtatataatatgatatatcgtATAGGTAGTATCTATATAGAGTACTGATCTAGACTTCACCTAAATATAGtaacatatctatatagtatatatattatatcaggagTATATATagggattagatatatatatgggaagtagtagggatatatatgttgtggtgttggtgtgtgtgtgttgtgtgtgtgtgtatgtgtttgtggtgtgtgtgtgtgtgtgtgtgtggtgtgtgtggtgtgcgtgtgtgtgtggtttgtgtcttGTATTGTGTATGTCTCGCGCTGTGGTGATATTCAAAATCATCCGACCCCGCTTCTGCGGGTCCGTTCGAGGACACCCTCCGACCCATGATCCCGGCGCCTTGGCTCTTGGGTCTCTCGGCGTCGGCCAGGAAGAGGTCAGGAGAAACGGACTGGGGCGTACGGGCGatgcgggggagggagggtaaggggtgcGGGTGAAAGTGTGGCGGCTTGGGCGGTGGAAGGTGGAGTGGTGCGTGGTTTGGACTGGTGGAGGTTGCGTGTGGATGGGGAGTGGGGCGGTGGTCAGAGGGGAAGTgggcagggggtaggggagtggggcgggggaggggagtggcGGTATGGGAGTAGTGAGTGGAAAGggttaaagggaggggaaaaggagggtagaaactggtgggggggagagagggaggagtaagcatgggggagggagagggagtagaaacAATGAGTGGGGGAATGTGGAAcccgagtggggaggggggaaatgtgtGTTAGAGGGGATGAAACGGACAAATGGGGTGGAGGAGCGTAAATGGGAGGGGGTGTAGAGTGGGGGAGGTGGGTAAGAGTGTAGCAGGACATGGTAGGGGAAGGTGTCAATgtaggtggtgggggtgggggtaagcgGTTGACGGTCTAGGGACAAGAGCCGGGGAAGATAACTACaacagggggggggaagtgagaaagGAGTGGCAggatagaagagaagggaagactgacggagagaaaaggtggagagCAGGGATTGATAaccaggaggagaaagagtaaggcagagaagatgaagaaggagaggtagaaaataagggaagtgggaggggaaggaaaagggagggggaaggttcaGCTACAGCCGTGGGGGAGGTCGGAAAGATGTCTACGCCATAGGTCAACCTCCAGACGAGGcgacccccgtttttttttgggggaaaaaacaaagacgaataaacaaacaacacctttatttatttttctactacTTTCTCTCGTCGTGTTAATTAGTTATTCATTCTGTGTTATACTAATctgtttatataattcatataatgaaGTGTTTATttgatcaaagattttttttcattagatatgttgaatttatttctctgttcgtaagtcatattttatttatatatgattatatattgttattgttttttttatttattttatttatttactgtttttttgtattcaagagcatttccttttttgttgtgttttttctgttgtgctctgtccattacaaaaaaaaaaggctcatgCTTGGGTCATTGTTcattttgtttcgttgtttttgtttttttttcttcgtccttttttggcttttgtaaatatatttatgccatggtcatgtttatttgttttgattgcatttgtttatttttgttctttcgctcttctttatgttttctcacgttttttcccttctgttattCTGGCTGTTCCGATATTTTATTTTGGCAGTCTTCTTTTAATCTCTTTggtcttttcatttaaaaaaaatatagtagatTTAATCGGTGTTTTCaacatatgtttttatttagtttaggTTTCCATGTTCATAGatagtatagtatgatatatatataggggggggtggATAATAGGGGGATATAGTctatggatagtatatatatataatcttatatatatatagctatataattatagtattgatatatataataaacaagtaTAGTCGTCCTTgtcttttcaacctttttttcaaAGATATGCATCCGGTATTCCacattctcgtctctctctcgtctctacgtCGGTCGTctgttctctctcgtctctcgtcgtcATCGCGTCATTCTCGCTCATCggtctctcgctcgtctctccgtcgtctctcgctctctctctctctgctctccttctctcttcctcactctatctctccttctctcttgctctctcttgctctttgtcctctctctctctctctctctctgcgaatcTCGGTCATCTtcagtctctcggtctctccccgTCTCGTCATCATGTCTCCGTGTCTCTATCTCGTCGCTTCTCTCGTCTGACCGTCTCGGTCTCTCGctgctcctctctcatttcctctccggattctttctctctctctctcgtctctctctcggtgctctcgcgtctctctctctcggctctgcTCTCCTAGGGGACTCGGTaggtctcatctcctctcctctctctctctctctcctctcatctctctcttctcctctcctctcatcgctctcgctctcgaatgtctctctctctcatcgccagGTCGTCTCGCGAAGTCGGTCTTTGCTAACGGTCGTGCCGTCTCGGGGGTGCTCGgatctctctcgtcatctctctctcgtctcggcaTGAACTGGTCTCTCTCCTACGTCGTCATCGTCTCgggtcgtcctctctctctctctctgctctctctattatcttctttgtcttcgtcCCTATGCGCgcgggggagaagaaaagactgagAGAGGCGAGTATAAAGCTTTCCTGATTTGCATGAATTCTGTGGTGTCGCGGCAGAGTGATGGTTaatggaggtggggagaagggagagaggggaggagagaggggaaggagggagaggggagggagggcgagagggaatagagaggggaagaagggtcgggcgagggagatgaggagtggagagtggagcagaagaggggaaggggaggagaagagagggaggcagagaggggagaggatggagagagaggggggaggagagatagggagagaagggaggagggaggagagagaggggaagggagagatagagagaggagagatagagaagaggagagagagcagagagagaataagggagggagggagagggaaaagggagagaagaggaaggaggaagaagaagagaggaaatagggaagagggagggggagtagggaaggagggagatgagagggggagagagagaagggagagagagaagggaagaagagagggagaggagagagggaagtagatgagggggacgggggggaggggggaatcggtgaagagagagagggaaggggagagggagcgaggggagtagagagaatagaggagagagagaggacgagagagagagaaaagaaaaagaaagaaagaaaaaagagagacagagagaggaggggagagggaagaggagagtggaacgggagataaagagagggaaaaaaaagtggatgtCACCTACATTGATTTTCATTGAAGAATTATACACATAGCAGACCCAAGAAACGGATGTATTAAAACCTTAACAACATAagacaacacaataaaataaatcatgAAAAAGAAGAGCTAAAtagaaacgaaggaaaagaaacaggacGAGAAAGAACATAGTGTGGGTTTTGTATCATAAACC
The Penaeus monodon isolate SGIC_2016 chromosome 9, NSTDA_Pmon_1, whole genome shotgun sequence DNA segment above includes these coding regions:
- the LOC119576577 gene encoding LOW QUALITY PROTEIN: E3 ubiquitin-protein ligase BRE1A-like (The sequence of the model RefSeq protein was modified relative to this genomic sequence to represent the inferred CDS: substituted 1 base at 1 genomic stop codon), which produces EEEEEERARRQEEKKKRRRKRERXERERGERERERERER